The proteins below come from a single Candidatus Effluviviaceae Genus V sp. genomic window:
- a CDS encoding sulfatase-like hydrolase/transferase, whose protein sequence is MRAPGGPAVNQRNLSRSLVLLATIPIALALSSCSGPSEPPPNIVLVVLDTVRDDVAGNQVPGHPEASVAPALQRLASEGTRFENAWSNAPWTVPSHASLFTGRLLSSHRCSGQHWHFAYEGRTMAERLSEAGYRTMAFFSNPWLTDRLTGVLRGFEEEYADPVVVSRALESPDQGGAETVRNIARWLDTQRGDEPFLMFVNFLEAHLPYAPNPRYRRTYLEGTPPREFVSTTLADSVNCGLRDVGSVDWTHIREMYAGDVNTSDCLLGALVEVLKAHGLYEDTVIIVTSDHGELIGEHGFFEHQFGVYEELLAVPLVIRAPERLEPGLREDPVMLTDLYATVLELAGLEPDPAAEHSRTLLGAPAPADRPVIAEYSGPSPMLRNKLRAVAPELEAPFLTTAYLTVRVGGLRLTLGSDGTSELQDLSDEPMPPEELARRREELTTTLGRLLPGCSNYGAGADLRTDPGLEARLRSLGYLS, encoded by the coding sequence GGGGCCCCGCAGTGAACCAGCGAAACCTGAGCCGCTCGCTCGTCCTTCTCGCGACCATTCCGATCGCTCTCGCGCTGTCGTCCTGCTCGGGACCGTCCGAGCCGCCGCCGAACATCGTGCTCGTCGTGCTCGACACCGTCCGGGACGACGTCGCCGGGAACCAGGTACCCGGACATCCAGAAGCCTCCGTCGCGCCGGCGCTCCAACGGCTGGCCTCGGAGGGAACGAGGTTCGAGAACGCGTGGTCGAACGCGCCGTGGACCGTTCCGTCCCACGCATCGCTCTTCACCGGGCGTCTGCTCTCGAGCCATCGCTGCAGCGGACAGCACTGGCACTTCGCCTACGAGGGCCGCACGATGGCCGAACGGCTCAGTGAAGCGGGGTATCGGACGATGGCCTTCTTCAGTAACCCCTGGCTCACGGACCGGCTGACCGGTGTGCTGCGCGGGTTCGAGGAGGAGTACGCCGACCCGGTGGTCGTGAGCCGGGCGCTCGAATCGCCCGACCAGGGGGGCGCCGAGACCGTCCGCAACATCGCCAGGTGGCTCGACACGCAGAGGGGCGACGAGCCGTTCCTCATGTTCGTGAACTTCCTCGAGGCGCATCTGCCGTACGCGCCGAACCCGAGGTACCGGAGGACGTACCTCGAAGGCACCCCGCCACGGGAGTTCGTCAGCACGACGCTGGCTGACTCGGTCAACTGCGGGCTCCGCGACGTCGGCTCCGTCGACTGGACGCACATCCGTGAGATGTACGCCGGAGACGTCAACACGTCCGACTGCCTCCTTGGAGCGCTCGTCGAGGTCCTGAAGGCACACGGCCTCTACGAGGACACGGTCATCATCGTGACGTCCGACCACGGCGAGCTCATCGGCGAGCACGGGTTCTTTGAGCACCAGTTCGGCGTCTACGAGGAGCTCCTGGCCGTCCCGCTGGTCATCCGGGCGCCGGAGAGGCTCGAGCCCGGCCTCCGGGAGGACCCCGTCATGCTGACCGACCTCTACGCGACCGTTCTCGAGCTCGCGGGGCTCGAGCCGGATCCTGCGGCCGAGCACAGCCGCACGCTGCTCGGAGCCCCCGCGCCCGCCGACCGCCCCGTCATCGCCGAGTACTCAGGGCCCAGCCCGATGCTCCGGAACAAGCTGCGGGCCGTCGCGCCCGAGCTCGAGGCGCCGTTTCTGACGACGGCCTACCTGACCGTCCGGGTGGGGGGCTTGAGGCTCACCCTCGGAAGCGACGGCACGAGCGAGCTTCAGGACCTCTCGGACGAACCGATGCCGCCGGAGGAACTCGCCCGGAGAAGGGAAGAGCTCACGACGACGCTCGGCCGGCTCCTGCCCGGGTGCTCCAACTACGGGGCCGGCGCGGACCTCCGCACCGACCCCGGACTCGAGGCACGCCTCAGGTCGCTCGGGTACCTCAGCTAG